DNA sequence from the Cellulophaga sp. HaHaR_3_176 genome:
TTTTACAGCTAAAAATTCACCGTCAGAAACACGAGCAGACGCAACTTCAATGCGATCTACTTTTAACTCTTCTAACAATAACTTGGCAAGGGTAAGCTTTTCCGAAACTGAAAACGACACTCCTGATGTTTGTTCACCATCACGGAGTGTTGTATCCATTATTTCAATTTTTCTTTTTTTCATTCTCTAGTACCTCAAATGGGTATCAATTATATTTCTTTAGGAAATAAAAGTTCTATAAAGGAGTGTTTTTAGCAAACTCAACAATATTATCTTTTACATTAACTAAGTAATCAATGTCATCAAAACCGTTAAGCATGTTATCTTTTTTATATCCATTGATATCAAAAGATTCTTTTTCGCCAGTAGCTTTTAGCGTAACTGTTTGATCTGCTAAGTTTACTTCAATTTCTGTTTTTGGATCTTTTTCTATTTCAACAAAAATTTTGTTAGAAAAATCGGCACTTACTTGAACAGGTAAAACACCAATATTTAAACAATTTCCTTTAAAAATATCTGCAAAAAAGCTAGATATTACACAACGGAAACCATAATCATAAACTGCCCAAGCAGCATGTTCTCTAGAAGATCCTGATCCGAAATTACGACCACCAACTAAAATTTTTCCGGAATAAGTATCGTCATTTAAAATAAAATCAGATTTAGGAGAGTTGTCATTATTGTATCGCCAGTCTCTAAAAAGGTTATCTCCAAAGCCTTCACGTGTAGTAGCTTTTAAGAAACGAGCTGGTATTATTTGATCTGTATCCACGTTTTCGATAGCAAGTGGTACAGCTGTACTTGTTAATATTTCAAATTTATCGTAAGCCATTTTAAGGTGTTCTTTAAAGATTAAACTAATTCTTTCATCAATTCTCTTGGATCTGTAACTTTGCCTGTTACTGCAGCAGCTGCAGCAACTAGAGGAGAAGCTAATAGTGTTCTTGATCCTGGTCCTTGACGACCTTCAAAGTTTCTGTTTGAAGTACTTACTGCTAATTTTCCTGCAGGTACTTTATCATCGTTCATTGCTAAACAAGCAGAACAACCTGGCTCTCTAAGTTCAAAACCAGATTCATGTATGATATCTAAAATACCTTCTTCTTTAATAGCAGCTTCTACTTGGTGAGAACCTGGTACTAACCATGCTGTAACATTAGGTGCTTTTTTTCTTCCTTTAATAATAGAAGCAAAGGCTCTAAAATCTTCAATACGACCATTAGTACAACTACCAATAAAAACAAAATCAATTGGTTTCCCAATCATGTTGTCGCCTTCATTGAATGACATATAACCTAATGACTTTTTAAATGTGCTAACACCACCTTCTACTTGCTCAGCATTAGGTATAGTTTTAGAAATGCCCATTCCCATTCCTGGGTTGGTACCATAAGTAATCATTGGCTCAATATCAGCAGCATCAAAATAAATTTCTTTATCAAATTCTGCATCTGGATCAGTATGTAATGTTTCCCAATATGCCATTGCTTTATCCCAAGCAGCACCTGTTGGTGTAAACTCACGGCCTTTTACATATTCAAAAGTTTTTTCATCAGGAGCAATCATACCACCACGAGCACCCATTTCAATACTTAGGTTACAAACAGTCATACGACCTTCCATAGTCATGTTTTCAAAAACATCACCAGCATATTCAACAAAATATCCAGTAGCCCCAGAAGTTGTTAATCTAGAAATTATATAAAGAGCAACATCTTTTGGAGTAACACCAAAATTTAAATCACCACTAACATTAATTCTCATTTTTTTAGGCTTAGGCTGCATAATACATTGCGTAGCCAATACCATTTCTACTTCAGAAGTTCCGATACCAAAAGCAATAGCTCCGAATGCACCGTGGGTAGATGTATGTGAATCACCACAAACAATAGTTGCTCCAGGTTGCGTAATTCCATATTCAGGACCTACAACGTGAACAATACCATTTTTTTGGTGGCCTAGACCCCAGTGACTAACACCATGCTCTTTTGCATTTTCTTCTAAAGCCTTTAATTGGTTAGCAGAAAGTGGATCTTGAACTGGTAAGTGTTGGTTAATAGTTGGAGTGTTATGATCTGCAGTTGCAAATGTACGTTCTGGATAAAGTACTTTTATACCTCTATTTTTAAGACCTAAAAAAGCAACAGGGCTAGTAACCTCGTGCACTAAATGGCGGTCTATAAATAATACATCTGGTCCGTCCTCTACATGTTTAACAACATGCGAATCCCATACTTTGTCGAATAATGTCTTTTTCATTTTTCTTCTGATAAAACTTTAATATTTTACTCTCTATACGAGCAATTACAAATCTAATAAATGTATATAAACTATAAGGGGTAACTTGTGTTTAGAATTACGATGTTCAACACTAAATTGTGATATATTTTAACAAACGATTTATTGTGTAACAAGCTGATTATCTTGATTTTAATTTATGTCATTTTCATATGACATTATAAGACATTTTTGATGCCTATAAAGCTATTTAATTAAACATATTTTAGAATTTATTCTACTTAATGTTTAATGAATGAAATAACTAGGTATTTTTTTAAAAATCTAAAAAAAATATTTGTAAAGTTTAAAATTAAAACTTTAATATTTAAGACTAAACCTGGTATATGAAGGTATTTAAAAAGTCAAGATTCTAACTAATATATTTCCAAATATTTTTATGCTTTATGAGCTGTGCATAAGTGTAATTAATAGGCGCATTTTCATCTTTTTTTAAAGTCGGGTCATCTTTTAGTAATTGTAAAGCATAATATCGTGCTGTTTTTAATATATCGTTATCCTTTACAATATCAGCTATTTTTAAATTTAGCATACCACTTTGTTGCGTTCCCATTAAATCTCCCGGGCCACGAAGCTTTAAATCTACTTCAGCTATTTCAAAACCATCATTGGTTCTGACCATAGTTTCTAATCTTGTTTTAGCTTCTGTAGATAGTTTATGACTTGTCATTAAGATACAGAAACTCTGATCGGCTCCTCGCCCTACACGGCCGCGTAATTGGTGTAATTGAGAAAGTCCGAATCGTTCAGCACTTTCTATAATCATCACAGATGCGTTAGGTACGTTTACTCCAACTTCAATTACAGTTGTAGCAACCATAATTTGTGTTTCACCTTTTACAAAACGTTGCATTTCAAACTCTTTATCATCAGGTTTCATTTGCCCGTGAACAATTGATATTTGATATTCTGGCTGCTGAAAGTCTCTTGCGATACTCTCATAACCATCCATTAAATCTTTATAGTCTAATACTTCTGATTCTTGTATTAGAGGGTAAACAACATAAATTTGTCGTCCTTTTGCTATTTCATCTCTAATAAATTGAAATACTTTTAAACGGTTAGAATCGTATCTGTGGACTGTTTTTATGGGTTTTCTGCCTGGTGGTAACTCATCTATTATCGAGATATCTAAATCGCCATACAAACTCATTGCCAATGTTCTAGGAATTGGAGTGGCAGTCATTACTAAAACGTGTGGTGGTATAGTATTTTTATGCCATAATTTAGAACGTTGTGCTACTCCAAATCTATGTTGTTCATCTACAATAGCTATACCTAAATTTTTATAAATCACCTTATCTTCAAGCAGTGCATGCGTACCAATTAAAATATCAAGTTCTCCACTTTCTAATTGTTCATGTATAATTTTTCGGGCAGATTTTTTTACAGAACCTGTTAATATGGCAATATTAATATCCATTTTATCTAACAATTCTTGAATGCCAACAAAATGTTGATTCGCTAATATTTCAGTAGGGGCCATTAAGCAAGCTTGAAAACCATTATCAATAGCTAAAAGCATTGTCATTAAAGCTACAATGGTTTTACCAGAACCAACATCACCTTGTAAAAGCCTATTCATCTGAGCATTGCTGCCTAAATCAAACCTAATTTCTTTTAAAACTCTTTTTTGAGCGTTGGTAAGTTCAAAAGGGAGGTGGTTTGTATAAAACTCGTTAAATAGTATGCCCACTTTATCAAAAGAAAAACCTTTTATGCGCTGCTTGTGCAGCATATTTTTGGCAATTAATTGAAGTTGAATATAAAAAAGTTCTTCAAATTTTAATCTAAATTGAGATTTAGCAAGAAGCTCTTGGTTTTTAGGGAAGTGAATATTAAACATCGCTTCACTTTTAGAAAGTAAACTCAGTTCTTCAATAATTTTAGGAGATAAGGCTTCAGTAAACTTCCCTTTTATATCAACAAATAATTGCTGTATTAACTTATTTATTACTCGGTTACTAATACCTTTATTTGTAAGTTTTTCTGTCGACGGATAAACAGGTTGCATACCTACTTTTAAACCTTGTTGATGCTCTGCAAGCAACTCCATTTCAGGGTGAGGCATAGAAAAATTACCATTGTAGTAATTTGTCTTTCCGAAAACTACATATGGTGTATTAATTTTTAAATTTTCACGAATCCATTTTTGACCTCTAAACCAAACCAGTTCCATTTGGCCTGTTTCATCTTTAAAAGTTGCTACTAAACGTTTTCCATTTTTCTGTTCAACTGTTTTTAAATGAATTAACCGACCAATAACTTGAACATCAGAAGAATTACGTTGTAGTTGATTTATTTTATAATATTGAGTTTTATCAATATATCTATTTGGAAAAAGATTTATAAGATCTTGATAGGTATGAATGCCCAACTCCGACTGCAAAGAATTAGCCCTATTTGGGCCAACACCTTTTAAATATGCTATGGGAGTTTGTAAATAATTTGCATTCATTCGACTAAAATAGTAGTTACTTACAAAGGAACAAAAATCAAATTGCTTATTTTGGTATTGATTTTGAGATTTACAAAAATATGCGCATAATTATTATAACTTTTATATTCCTTTTACATTTTAATTCTTTTAGTCAAGTACAAGAAAAAATTGATTTTAAAAAAGCAGATATCTCTATTCATATAGCTACAAAGGAAAAAGAAGTTAAGGGAAAAGTTGTTTATGAATTTGATGTTTTACAAGAAGTAGACACTATTTTTTTAGATGCTAAAAAGATGAATTTTACTTCTGTTACGCTGAATAATAAAAAAGTTAAATTTAATATTGAAGATGATTTTATAATCATTCATAAAAAATTTAAAAAATCAGTAAAAAATAAATTGTCAGTAAATTACAGTGTTAAACCGAAACAAACAGTTTATTTTATTGATGTAAATAATAATTCTACGATTGATCAAATATGGACACAAGGCCAAGGAAAATATACTAGCTATTGGTTACCTAGTTTTGATGATATGAATGAAAAAGTAGAGTTTGACCTGAGCATCACTTTCGATAAGGAGTATGCTGTAGTAGCTAATGGAAAATTAAAACAGAAGAAAGAGTTAAACGAAAAAATTACTTGGTTTTTTGATATGGAAAAACCTATGAGTAGCTATTTATTAGCTTTTGCAATCGGAAAATATACCAGCAAACAAATAACAAGTTTAAGCGGAGTACCAATTGATCTTTATTATTACCCAAATGATAGCTCTAAAGTGGAGCCTACGTATCGATATTCAAAACAGATATTTGATTTTTTAGAAAATGAAATAGGAGTAGCATATCCTTGGCAAAATTACAAGCAAATACCCGTGAAAGATTTTTTATATGCAGGTATGGAAAATACAAGTGCTACTATATTTTCAGATGCGTACTTTATTGATTCGACAGCTTTTATTGATAAAAATTATGTTAATGTAAATGCGCATGAGCTGGCACACCAATGGTTTGGAAATTTAGTTACAGAAGTTGATGGAAATAGCCACTGGTTACATGAAGGTTTTGCGACATATTATGCTTTATTAGCAGAGAAAGAGATTTTTGGAGATGAGTATTTTTATTGGAAATTATTTGATTCAGCAGAAAGTTTAATAAAAGCGTTTCAGAATAACAATGGAGAAGCTTTAAGAGATGATAAAGCTAGTAGCCTTACGTTTTATGAGAAAGGAGCTTGGGCTCTTGTGATGCTTAAAAATGAAATAGGAGAGGAAGCTTTTAATACGGGAATCAAAACTTATTTGGATAAATATAAATACAAGAATGTTACCATCCGTAATTTTTTAGATGTAATGGAAGTGGCAAGTGGTAAGTCATTAAAAGATTTTGAAGCGGAATGGATTACAGGAACAAAATTCCCTATAAAAGTTGTTGCAGAATACCTTATTAATAAATCGGAAAGTTTAGCTACGGGCTTCGAACTTAAAAATGAGTTAAGAAAATTGGATGATGTAGCTGTAAAAAAACAAATAATTACTTCTACGTTTAAAACGTCAAAATCTATTTATCTAAAAAAGAATATTATTTTAAACACTCCTAAAGAATTATTATCTGACGAGATATTAAAGAGTGTATTTGCTTCAAACGATGTATTAGTAAGGCAAGCTATTGCTATTGCAGTAGATGAAATTCCTGAAAATTTTCAAACGGACTTTAAATCATTGCTCAATGACGAAAGCTATATTACAGTTGAGAACGCTTTGTATAAATTATGGGCAGCTAATCCGGAACAGCGAAAAACATATTTAAATACTACAAAAGATGTTATAGGCTTACCTAATAAAAACATACGTTTACTTTGGTTAGCATTGGCTTTAATTACTGAAGATTATAATAGTTTAAAAACTAAAGAATATTTTGATGAATTAGAAAGTTATACTGACCCTAAATATAATACAGAAATTAGACAAGCTGCTTTTCAATATTTACAGCAAACTTTTGGATTAACAGATACTAGCCTTATAAACCTTGCAAATGCAACGGAACACCATAGCTGGCAGTTTAAAAAATTTGCTAGAAATTTAGTTAAAGAATTATTGAAAGATGAAGATTATAAAAATAGATTTTCTGCATTAGCTGAACAGTTAAATAAGGAAGAAATGGAGTATATTAAGAGTCAATTGTAATATTATGAGAGCATTAGTGATTTCTGGTGGAGGTAGTAAAGGAGCTTTTGCAGGCGGTGTTGCTCAATTTTTGATGGAGAATGAGCATTTAAAGTACGATTTGTTTATTGGTACATCTACAGGGAGTCTTTTAATATCACACCTAGCTCTTCAGAAAATTGAAAAGATAAAGGAAATTTATACTTCGGTAAACCAAAATAATATTTTCAGTAATTGTCCTTTTGTTTCTCATAAAAAACATGGTGTAGAAACAATTGGAATACATCATTTTAATGTTTTAAAAAATTTTTATAAAGGAAGCAAAACGTTTGGTGAAAGCCATAATCTTTTAAAATTAATTAAAAAATCTGTTACAATTGATGAATTTAATGAATTGAAAAACGGTCCTAAAGATATTGTGGTAACCGTTTCTAATCTTTCCTTAAATCAAGTAGAGTATAAATCTATAAATGATTTTACGTATGATGAGTTTTGTGAGTGGATATGGATCTCGTGTAATTATACACCTTTTATGAGTCTTGCAAAAAAAGATGGTTGTGAATATGCTGATGGTGGTTTAGGTAGTATGGTGCCTATTGAAGAGGCTATTAAAAGAGGTGCTACTACTATAGATGCTATTATTTTACAAACTGAAATTACTCATATTAATAGAATGCCTTCTAAAAATGTATTCTCTTTATTAACGAATATGTTTGCTTTTATGCTAGATCGTATTGAGCACCAAAACATACGAATAGGTAAGTTTGTGGCAAACCATAATAAAGCAATTATCAATTTTTACTACACACCCACAGTTTTAACCACTAATTCGCTTATTTTTGACAAAGAAAAGATGAAAATCTGGTGGCAAAGTGGTTTTAACTATGCTAAGTTTAAAAGTACTGAGAGTAACCAGATAGAAGTTAAATAACCAAATAAACTGATTTTAAAATTGAAAGCATTAGTAATAAGTGGCGGAGGCAGTAAAGGAGCATTTGCTGGTGGAGTAGCTCAATATTTAATGGAAATTGAAAAAAAGGAATATGATCTTTTTTTAGGAACTTCTACTGGAAGCCTTCTTATTCCTCAGTTGTCATTAAATAATGTTGGTAAACTGTATGATATTTATACCAATGTAAATCAACTTTCTATTTTTAGTTTAAATCCTTTTGTTGTTAGAAAAAAAGAAGGTAGGGAATATGTTACTATCAATTTCTTAACTACTTTTTTACAGTTTCTGAAAAGAAAACGAACATTTGGAGAAAGTGGTGCTTTACGAAAAACTATTCGTAAAAATTTTTCAAAAGAAGAGTTTGAACTTATAAAAAACTCCAATAAATCTGTTATTGTAACGGTTTCTAATTTATCAAAAAACAGAGTAGAATATAAGGCTCTTGATGAGTTTAATTACGATGAGTTTTGTGATTGGATCTGGATTTCTTGTAACTATATTCCGTTTATGTCTTTAGTTAAAAAAGACGGTTACGAATATGGCGATGGTGGATTAGGTTGTGTTGTACCTATTAGAGAGGCAATTCGTCGTGGTGCAACAGAAATTGATGCTATTATTTTAGAATCTGAAAATTTAAATCAAAATAAAGTATTGGGTAAAAACCCTTTTTCTTTAATGCTTAGTATTTATGGTTTTGTTTTAGATCAAATAGAATATCACGATGTATCTGAAGGGGTATTAGCCGCTAAGCATAATAATGTAAAGCTCAATTTATACTATACACCAACAAGACTAACAGAAAACTCTCTAGTTTTTAATAAAAAACTAATGCATGAGTGGTGGTTACAAGGTTTTAGTTACGCTGAAGA
Encoded proteins:
- the recG gene encoding ATP-dependent DNA helicase RecG translates to MNANYLQTPIAYLKGVGPNRANSLQSELGIHTYQDLINLFPNRYIDKTQYYKINQLQRNSSDVQVIGRLIHLKTVEQKNGKRLVATFKDETGQMELVWFRGQKWIRENLKINTPYVVFGKTNYYNGNFSMPHPEMELLAEHQQGLKVGMQPVYPSTEKLTNKGISNRVINKLIQQLFVDIKGKFTEALSPKIIEELSLLSKSEAMFNIHFPKNQELLAKSQFRLKFEELFYIQLQLIAKNMLHKQRIKGFSFDKVGILFNEFYTNHLPFELTNAQKRVLKEIRFDLGSNAQMNRLLQGDVGSGKTIVALMTMLLAIDNGFQACLMAPTEILANQHFVGIQELLDKMDINIAILTGSVKKSARKIIHEQLESGELDILIGTHALLEDKVIYKNLGIAIVDEQHRFGVAQRSKLWHKNTIPPHVLVMTATPIPRTLAMSLYGDLDISIIDELPPGRKPIKTVHRYDSNRLKVFQFIRDEIAKGRQIYVVYPLIQESEVLDYKDLMDGYESIARDFQQPEYQISIVHGQMKPDDKEFEMQRFVKGETQIMVATTVIEVGVNVPNASVMIIESAERFGLSQLHQLRGRVGRGADQSFCILMTSHKLSTEAKTRLETMVRTNDGFEIAEVDLKLRGPGDLMGTQQSGMLNLKIADIVKDNDILKTARYYALQLLKDDPTLKKDENAPINYTYAQLIKHKNIWKYIS
- a CDS encoding patatin family protein — protein: MRALVISGGGSKGAFAGGVAQFLMENEHLKYDLFIGTSTGSLLISHLALQKIEKIKEIYTSVNQNNIFSNCPFVSHKKHGVETIGIHHFNVLKNFYKGSKTFGESHNLLKLIKKSVTIDEFNELKNGPKDIVVTVSNLSLNQVEYKSINDFTYDEFCEWIWISCNYTPFMSLAKKDGCEYADGGLGSMVPIEEAIKRGATTIDAIILQTEITHINRMPSKNVFSLLTNMFAFMLDRIEHQNIRIGKFVANHNKAIINFYYTPTVLTTNSLIFDKEKMKIWWQSGFNYAKFKSTESNQIEVK
- the leuC gene encoding 3-isopropylmalate dehydratase large subunit; this translates as MKKTLFDKVWDSHVVKHVEDGPDVLFIDRHLVHEVTSPVAFLGLKNRGIKVLYPERTFATADHNTPTINQHLPVQDPLSANQLKALEENAKEHGVSHWGLGHQKNGIVHVVGPEYGITQPGATIVCGDSHTSTHGAFGAIAFGIGTSEVEMVLATQCIMQPKPKKMRINVSGDLNFGVTPKDVALYIISRLTTSGATGYFVEYAGDVFENMTMEGRMTVCNLSIEMGARGGMIAPDEKTFEYVKGREFTPTGAAWDKAMAYWETLHTDPDAEFDKEIYFDAADIEPMITYGTNPGMGMGISKTIPNAEQVEGGVSTFKKSLGYMSFNEGDNMIGKPIDFVFIGSCTNGRIEDFRAFASIIKGRKKAPNVTAWLVPGSHQVEAAIKEEGILDIIHESGFELREPGCSACLAMNDDKVPAGKLAVSTSNRNFEGRQGPGSRTLLASPLVAAAAAVTGKVTDPRELMKELV
- a CDS encoding M1 family metallopeptidase — encoded protein: MRIIIITFIFLLHFNSFSQVQEKIDFKKADISIHIATKEKEVKGKVVYEFDVLQEVDTIFLDAKKMNFTSVTLNNKKVKFNIEDDFIIIHKKFKKSVKNKLSVNYSVKPKQTVYFIDVNNNSTIDQIWTQGQGKYTSYWLPSFDDMNEKVEFDLSITFDKEYAVVANGKLKQKKELNEKITWFFDMEKPMSSYLLAFAIGKYTSKQITSLSGVPIDLYYYPNDSSKVEPTYRYSKQIFDFLENEIGVAYPWQNYKQIPVKDFLYAGMENTSATIFSDAYFIDSTAFIDKNYVNVNAHELAHQWFGNLVTEVDGNSHWLHEGFATYYALLAEKEIFGDEYFYWKLFDSAESLIKAFQNNNGEALRDDKASSLTFYEKGAWALVMLKNEIGEEAFNTGIKTYLDKYKYKNVTIRNFLDVMEVASGKSLKDFEAEWITGTKFPIKVVAEYLINKSESLATGFELKNELRKLDDVAVKKQIITSTFKTSKSIYLKKNIILNTPKELLSDEILKSVFASNDVLVRQAIAIAVDEIPENFQTDFKSLLNDESYITVENALYKLWAANPEQRKTYLNTTKDVIGLPNKNIRLLWLALALITEDYNSLKTKEYFDELESYTDPKYNTEIRQAAFQYLQQTFGLTDTSLINLANATEHHSWQFKKFARNLVKELLKDEDYKNRFSALAEQLNKEEMEYIKSQL
- the leuD gene encoding 3-isopropylmalate dehydratase small subunit, which encodes MAYDKFEILTSTAVPLAIENVDTDQIIPARFLKATTREGFGDNLFRDWRYNNDNSPKSDFILNDDTYSGKILVGGRNFGSGSSREHAAWAVYDYGFRCVISSFFADIFKGNCLNIGVLPVQVSADFSNKIFVEIEKDPKTEIEVNLADQTVTLKATGEKESFDINGYKKDNMLNGFDDIDYLVNVKDNIVEFAKNTPL
- a CDS encoding patatin family protein; translated protein: MKALVISGGGSKGAFAGGVAQYLMEIEKKEYDLFLGTSTGSLLIPQLSLNNVGKLYDIYTNVNQLSIFSLNPFVVRKKEGREYVTINFLTTFLQFLKRKRTFGESGALRKTIRKNFSKEEFELIKNSNKSVIVTVSNLSKNRVEYKALDEFNYDEFCDWIWISCNYIPFMSLVKKDGYEYGDGGLGCVVPIREAIRRGATEIDAIILESENLNQNKVLGKNPFSLMLSIYGFVLDQIEYHDVSEGVLAAKHNNVKLNLYYTPTRLTENSLVFNKKLMHEWWLQGFSYAEEKFNKSE